One Castanea sativa cultivar Marrone di Chiusa Pesio chromosome 4, ASM4071231v1 DNA window includes the following coding sequences:
- the LOC142631267 gene encoding (-)-isopiperitenol/(-)-carveol dehydrogenase, mitochondrial-like — translation MLARPILILLPSTHAGKTHARPTCRRRHRLLDLPSPASLLQPSQFIDSTGTAPKCKLQGKVAIITGGASGMGEATARHFATHGARAIVIADVQEEKGQNVAASIGPNICTYVHCDVSDEEQVKTLVDSTVNTYGCLDIMFSNAGMARATHTCDQTVLDVDLSAYDKLMAVNARGMVACVKHAAKAMVEGRVRGSIICTASMAASMGTDRFVDYVMSKHAVLGLVRSASLQVGSYGIRVNCVSPGAIGTPLLKDMLGFENDEEVDKVVELSSNLKGGVLRPKNVADAVVFLASEDSQFVTGHNLVVDAGFRV, via the exons ATGCTTGCGAGACCCATCTTGATCTTGCTACCCAGTACCCACGCCGGCAAGACCCACGCGAGACCCACTTGCCGCCGCCGCCACCGGTTGCTCGATCTGCCCAGCCCAGCTTCGTTGCTCCAACCTTCACAGTTCATAG ACTCCACAGGCACAGCTCCAAAGTGCAAGCTCCAAGGCAAGGTGGCTATAATCACTGGCGGAGCAAGCGGCATGGGCGAGGCCACGGCGCGGCACTTTGCCACTCACGGCGCAAGAGCCATTGTCATCGCAGACGTCCAAGAAGAGAAGGGCCAAAACGTCGCTGCATCTATCGGCCCCAACATATGCACCTATGTCCACTGCGATGTCAGCGACGAGGAACAGGTGAAGACATTGGTAGACTCCACAGTCAATACGTACGGATGCCTCGACATCATGTTTAGCAACGCGGGCATGGCTCGAGCGACCCACACGTGCGATCAGACCGTGTTGGACGTAGACTTGTCGGCTTACGACAAGCTCATGGCGGTGAACGCGCGTGGGATGGTGGCGTGCGTGAAGCACGCGGCGAAGGCGATGGTGGAAGGGCGCGTGAGGGGTAGCATAATTTGCACAGCGAGCATGGCGGCGAGTATGGGTACGGACAGGTTTGTTGACTACGTGATGTCAAAGCATGCAGTGTTGGGGTTGGTGAGGTCTGCGAGCTTGCAAGTGGGTTCATATGGGATACGCGTGAATTGTGTTTCACCAGGGGCAATTGGGACGCCATTGCTGAAGGATATGTTGGGGTTTGAAAATGATGAGGAGGTAGATAAGGTGGTAGAGTTGAGTTCGAACTTGAAAGGTGGGGTGTTGAGGCCCAAAAATGTGGCAGACGCTGTGGTATTTCTTGCTTCTGAAGATTCCCAGTTTGTAACTGGCCATAATTTGGTGGTAGATGCTGGGTTTAGAGTTTAG